The window CCGCGTCCGCGCTACCTGCCGTGGCAGAGCTTGAACTTCTTCCCGCTGCCGCAGGGGCACGGCTGGTTGCGGCCGACCTTGTCGAACGCCGACGTCTTCACGATGGGCGCCTGGGCCGGCTCGCCGGCCACGGCAGCGGGCGACGGGCGGCCACCGCCGGCGGCGGCCGGCTGCGCAGGGGCAGTGGCGGGGGCCGACACCTCCCGCACGGGGCCCTCGGGGGCGACGTAGCTGGCCCGTTCCAGCTCGGGCTCGGCCGGGCGGTCCACCAGCACCTCGACGTGCATCACGTACTTCACGTAGTCGTCGTCGATGCCGGCGACCATCTGCCCGAACATGTCGTAGCCCTCGCGCTGCCAGGCGACCAGCGGGTCCTGCTGGCCCATGGCCCGCAGGTTGATGCCTTCCCGGAGGTAGTCCATCTCGGCCAGGTGCTCGCGCCACTTCTGGTCGACGATCTGGAGCATGATCGAGCGCTCGAGCTCCCGCATCATCTCGGGGCCTCCCGGGAGGTCGCGCTCGCGCTGCTCGTAGTGGGCGACGGCCTCGGCCAGCAGGCTCTCCTCGACCTCCTCGGCGGAGACCGCCTGCTTGAGCTCGTCGGCGGTGAACCTGGTGGGGAAGTAGAGGCGGACCTCGGTGAGCAGGCCGTCGAGGTCCCAGTCCTCCGCGTAGTCGGAGACGAGATAGCCCTTCACCAGGCCCTCCACCGCGGCGGCCAGGATCTCCAGGGTGCGCTCCCGCAGGTCGGTGCCGTCGAGGATCTGCCGGCGGCGCCCGTAGATGACCTTGCGTTGCTCGTTCATCACCTCGTCGTACTTCAGCGTGTTCTTGCGGATCTCCGCGTTGCGCTGCTCGACGGTGTTCTGGGCCCGCTCGATGGCCTTGGTGACCATCTTCGCCTCGATGGGCACGTCGTCCGGGAGCGCCTTCCCCATCACCCAGCTCATGGCGCCGGTGGCGAAGAGCCGCATCAGCTCGTCCTCCAGCGACAGGAAGAAGCGGCTCTCCCCCGGGTCGCCCTGGCGGCCGGCGCGGCCCCGCAGCTGGTTGTCGATGCGGCGGCTCTCGTGGCGCTCACTGCCGAGGACGTACAGCCCGCCCAGCTGGCGGATCTCGTCGCCCTCGGCCCTGGTCTCCGCCTCGAACTTGGGGATGAGCTCGGCGAGGAGCGCGGCCCCCTCCTCGGTCTCGGGATCGAGGCCCTGGGCCACCACCTCGTTGCGGGCCAATCCCTCGGGGTTCCCGCCGAGGAGGATGTCGACGCCCCGGCCGGCCATGTTGGTGGCGACCGTGACGCCGCCCAGCCGGCCCGCCTGGGCCACGATGTGGGCCTCCCGGGTGTGCTGCTTGGCGTTGAGGACGCTGTGTTGGATGCCGCGCCGGTCCAGCAGGCGGGACAGGACCTCGGACTTCTCGACCGACGCCGTTCCGATGAGGATGGGCTGGCCCTTCTCGTTGCGCTCCACCACGTCGTCCACGACGGCGGCGAACTTCGCCTCCTCCGTCTTGTAGATGAGGTCGCCCAGGTCGTTGCGGACCATCGGGCGGTGGGTGGGGATGGGCACCACCGGGAGGTTGTAGGTGTTGGCGAACTCCGAGGCCTCGGTCTCCGCCGTGCCGGTCATCCCCGAGAGCTTCTCGTAGAGCCGGAAGTAGTTCTGAAGGGTCACCGTCGCCCAGGTGTGGTTCTCCTCCTTGATCTTCACCCGCTCCTTGGCCTCCACCGCCTGGTGCAGGCCGTCCGACCAGCGCCGGCCGTCCAGGATGCGCCCGGTGAACTCGTCGACGATCTTCACCTCGCCGTCCATGACGACGTAGTCCTTGTCCCGCTTGAACAGCTCCTTGGCCTTGAGGGCGTTCTGGAGCTGGTGCACGTAGTTCACCGAGACGGCGTCGTAGAGGTTGCCGACGTTGAGCTGGCGCTCGACCTTCTCGATCCCCTCCTCGGTGGGGACGACGGTCCGCTTCTCCTCCTCCACCTCGTAGTCGACGTCGCGCACGAGGGCTCGGACGATGCCGGCGAACTGGTAGTAGAGGCGCGCCGACTCGGCGGCCGGGCCGCTGATGATGAGCGGCGTGCGGGCCTCGTCGATGAGGATGGAGTCCACCTCGTCGACGATGCCGAAGACGTGGCCGCGCTGGACCATGGCGTCCAGCGAGCGCGCCATGTTGTCCCGCAGGTAGTCGAAGCCGAACTCGGTGTTGGTGCCGTAGGTGACGTCGCACGCGTACGCCTCCCGCTTGCGGTCCGAGCCCTCGATCTCCGGGCTCACCCGGCCCACCGTGACCCCGAGGAAGTTGTGGATCCGGCCCATCCACTCGGCGTCCCGCCTGGCCAGGTAGTCGTTGACGGTGATGACGTGCACGCCCCGGCTGCTCAGGCCGTTGAGGTACACGGGCAGGGTGGAGACGAGGGTCTTGCCCTCACCGGTCTTCATCTCGGCGATCCACCCGAAGTGCAGGGCGGCGCCGCCCATCAGCTGGACGTCGAAGTGGCGCTGGCCGATGACCCGCCAGGCAGCCTCCCGGACGACGGCGAAGGCCTCGATGAGCAGCTCGTTGAGGACGTCGTGGATGGAGTCGCCGTCGGCCGTGGCCCGGGCGATGCGCTCGCGGAACTCGACCGTCCTGTGGGCCAGGGCGTCGTCCGAGAGCGCCTTGATCTCGGGCTCGAGGGCGTTGATCTCGGGCACGATCCCCTGGAGGGCGCGCACCTTCTTGCCCTCGCCGGCCCGCAGGATCTTGCTGAACACGCTCATGGCGACCCCATCCTAAGACCGGGCGGCCCGCCGGGCCGCCCGGTGAAGCACCGGGCCTCGCTGCGCTCGGCCCCCACGAGGCGCGGGGCCGGTGCGCCGGCGCGGCTTCTCGTTCCGCCCGGCCGGGCCTCGCTGCGCTCGGCGGCCGGGCGGTCACGCCTCGCGGATGTCGAGCAGGCGCTCCTTGACGGCGTAGATCACCGCCTCCATGCGGTTGTGGAGGTGGAGCTTCTCCAGGATGTTCCGGACATGGTTCTTGACCGTGTTCTCGGAGATGTAGAGCTCCTCGGCGATCTCCCGGTTGCTCATGCCCTTGGCCACCAGGCGCAGCA is drawn from Acidimicrobiales bacterium and contains these coding sequences:
- the secA gene encoding preprotein translocase subunit SecA, which codes for MSVFSKILRAGEGKKVRALQGIVPEINALEPEIKALSDDALAHRTVEFRERIARATADGDSIHDVLNELLIEAFAVVREAAWRVIGQRHFDVQLMGGAALHFGWIAEMKTGEGKTLVSTLPVYLNGLSSRGVHVITVNDYLARRDAEWMGRIHNFLGVTVGRVSPEIEGSDRKREAYACDVTYGTNTEFGFDYLRDNMARSLDAMVQRGHVFGIVDEVDSILIDEARTPLIISGPAAESARLYYQFAGIVRALVRDVDYEVEEEKRTVVPTEEGIEKVERQLNVGNLYDAVSVNYVHQLQNALKAKELFKRDKDYVVMDGEVKIVDEFTGRILDGRRWSDGLHQAVEAKERVKIKEENHTWATVTLQNYFRLYEKLSGMTGTAETEASEFANTYNLPVVPIPTHRPMVRNDLGDLIYKTEEAKFAAVVDDVVERNEKGQPILIGTASVEKSEVLSRLLDRRGIQHSVLNAKQHTREAHIVAQAGRLGGVTVATNMAGRGVDILLGGNPEGLARNEVVAQGLDPETEEGAALLAELIPKFEAETRAEGDEIRQLGGLYVLGSERHESRRIDNQLRGRAGRQGDPGESRFFLSLEDELMRLFATGAMSWVMGKALPDDVPIEAKMVTKAIERAQNTVEQRNAEIRKNTLKYDEVMNEQRKVIYGRRRQILDGTDLRERTLEILAAAVEGLVKGYLVSDYAEDWDLDGLLTEVRLYFPTRFTADELKQAVSAEEVEESLLAEAVAHYEQRERDLPGGPEMMRELERSIMLQIVDQKWREHLAEMDYLREGINLRAMGQQDPLVAWQREGYDMFGQMVAGIDDDYVKYVMHVEVLVDRPAEPELERASYVAPEGPVREVSAPATAPAQPAAAGGGRPSPAAVAGEPAQAPIVKTSAFDKVGRNQPCPCGSGKKFKLCHGR